One genomic region from Bactrocera tryoni isolate S06 chromosome 3, CSIRO_BtryS06_freeze2, whole genome shotgun sequence encodes:
- the LOC120772244 gene encoding digestive organ expansion factor homolog isoform X2, whose amino-acid sequence MGAKKKPKTAERNPHLNKTTKNLKFKRKAKEMMEQHRKQALLEKSYREKEEIKMDEAEGKIFEFIKDEEDDNAETNTFNELMDTLSAKDYISADDSLGDDTDDELSVAPEAKPAEEDVVEEAAQEVEELEAVESNDTFAQHFDFDLPLESVDNLWTVQSEVKRSVLTWPHLGSIKMQIPQFVCEELSKNELNWNNNYKLLGTEHLHTMNIRSVILDNFTKEITPLQAEVFQILNHYNDFCHPNVQKDKIDELRLCYSAHILNHMLKTRNRILKHNMKLAATPNIVTIPDSYRDQGLARPKVLVILPFRKCAYQIVTNMGRLLYGKNMETKLMNFSRFTDEYTGDSLRFPQNKPKPEDYVETFKGNIDDNFKIGISITKKNLKLYTDFNASDIIIASPLGLRLGIASNSKETGAFDFLNSIELLILDKAEMFLAQNWENLLHVIDHLHLQPQSLTNVNLQRVRPWCLNGLCRFYRQTVVLSSHELPEIRSLFFNKCFNYCGKVSISNPIRQGDISNVFVTTPQIFNLIDTTSLDSVFDTRFRYFIKEILPRYRKPSFAHCMIYVPSYFDYVRLRNYLKAESISFAQICEYTKKEKVARARDMFYHSGVHFLLYSERYHFYQRTRIKGIRHLIMYQPPMWPQLYSEMVNMMNESNQNAADGLDDSMSITVLYTKYDLIQLNAILGTESAAELQNSNKTIHSFTIK is encoded by the exons ATGGGAGCGAAGAAAAAGCCAAAAACCGCGGAGCGTAATCCTCACCTGaataaaacaactaaaaatcttaaatttaaacgAAAAGCGAAGGAAATGATGGAACAGCACCGGAAACAGGCACTTTTGGAAAAATCCTACAGAGAAAAGGAGGAAATCAAAATGGATGAAGCCGAaggcaaaatatttgaattcatAAAGGATGAGGAAGATGATAATGCCGAAACTAATACATTCAACGAACTTATGGATACCCTCTCCGCAAAAG ATTATATCTCCGCGGATGATTCCCTTGGTGACGATACGGATGATGAATTATCTGTTGCTCCTGAAGCGAAACCTGCTGAGGAAGATGTGGTTGAGGAAGCTGCACAAGAAGTTGAGGAATTAGAAGCAGTAGAGTCCAATGACACATTTGCGCAGCATTTTGATTTCGATTTGCCGCTTGAAAGTGTGGATAACTTATGGACCGTACAGAGTGAAGTTAAGAGAAGCGTACTTACTTGGCCACATTTGGGTTCCATCAAAATGCAAATACCACAATTTGTATGTGAAGAACTATCTAAAAATGAACTTAATTGGAATAACAATTACAAACTACTTGGCACGGAACATTTACATACAATGAATATTAGATCAGTTATACTAGACAACTTTACAAAAGAAATCACACCCTTGCAAGCAGAAGTTTTTCAAATACTCAATCACTATAATGATTTCTGTCATCCCAACGTGCAGAAGGACAAAATAGATGAATTACGTTTATGTTACAGTGCGCACATTTTGAATCATATGCTAAAGACGCGTAATCGCATACTAAAACATAATATGAAATTGGCAGCTACACCAAATATAGTGACCATACCGGACAGTTATCGAGATCAAGGATTGGCGCGACCCAAAGTACTTGTCATTTTGCCATTCAGGAAATGTGCCTATCAAATTGTGACAAATATGGGTCGGCTATTGTACGGCAAAAATAtgg aaacaaaattaatgaacTTCTCGCGTTTCACTGACGAATATACGGGTGACAGCTTGCGTTTCCCGCAAAACAAACCGAAACCGGAAGACTACGTAGAAACGTTTAAAGGGAATATAGATgacaattttaaaattggtatttCTATAACCAAGAAGAACTTAAAACTTTACACGGACTTCAATGCATCCGATATTATTATTGCATCACCATTGGGTCTACGTTTGGGCATAGCATCAAACAGCAAAGAGACTGGCGcctttgattttttaaattcgattGAACTTCTGATATTGGACAAGGCGGAAATGTTTTTAGCACAGAATTGGGAAAATCTACTACATGTAATAGATCACTTGCACCTGCAGCCACAATCTTTAACTAATGTTAACTTACAACGTGTACGCCCATGGTGTTTGAATGGCTTATGTCGTTTTTATCGGCAAACAGTGGTGCTGTCCTCGCATGAACTACCCGAAATACGTTCACTTTTCTTCAATAAATGCTTCAACTACTGTGGTAAAGTGTCTATTTCGAATCCGATTCGACAAGGTGACATAAGCAACGTCTTTGTTACCACAccgcaaatatttaatttaatagatACCACAAGTTTGGACTCGGTTTTCGATACACGCTTCCGCTATTTCATCAAAGAAATACTACCACGTTATAGAAAGCCTTCTTTTGCACATTGTATGATATATGTACCGAGTTACTTCGATTATGTACGTTTGCGTAACTATTTGAAAGCCGAATCTATAAGCTTTGCGCAAATTTGTGAATACACCAAAAAGGAGAAGGTGGCGCGTGCGCGAGACATGTTCTATCACAGCGGTGTGCACTTTTTACTTTACTCAGAACGATATCACTTCTATCAGCGTACACGCATAAAGGGTATACGCCATTTGATTATGTATCAGCCGCCAATGTGGCCGCAGTTGTATTCAGAGATGGTCAATATGATGAATGAAAGCAATCAGAATGCGGCAGATGGCTTGGACGATTCGATGAGCATTACTGTGTTGTACACAAAATATGATCTAATACAGCTAAATGCAATTCTGGGTACAGAGTCAGCGGCAGAATtacaaaattctaataaaactaTACATAGTTTTACGATTAAGTAG
- the LOC120771894 gene encoding DNA ligase 1 isoform X1 has translation MAQRSITLVINTLKDSLVKVNSTFVFRSFFKPASSAGTEEASSAKRSRQESPQSNEKIGEPEKKIQRKSEEADKRDAKQNVQTNGKNRDTKKASPKAAKTSPKNKNTSSPFKKQISDVKKEIANEKETLDSKLNITSSPFKKQINDVEKDIPNEKSESKPAEVKSESKSSKDDDASNQNSGKDDSANVKKLSVESNQCGAEYNPASARYHPIKDAYWKAKESTPYLALARTFEMIEDTKGRYKMVEILANFLSSVLLLNPDDLLSCIYLSINQLAPAYEGVELGVAETTLMKVIAVSTGRELKFIKTQTQEIGDLGIVAERSRVSQRMMFTPKPLTVQTVYQKLRTIAKSSGKAKSPIIHDLFVASRYSEARYIIRSLIGKMRIGIAEKSLFQALATALVSSRPYDDNYKKKKQSEADIKKDIEDITFLLKTAYCQCPNFDKIVSTLLTHGIDDLLKYCTMEPGVPLKPMLAHPTRGVSEVMDRLKGNITCEWKYDGERAQIHGDNNGTVNIYSRNQENNTTKYPDVINRIDHFKKDTVQSYIVDSEVVAWDIEQKQILPFQVLSTRKRKNVDVEEIKVQVCVYAFDLLYLNGEALTSKNFEDRRQLLRDNFNEVEGEFQFATSCDTNDPEDIQGFLENSIKGNCEGLMIKSLDNDATYEIAKRSHKWLKLKKDYLTGVGDSLDLVVIGGYIGKGKRTGVFGGFLLACYDDENEEYQSICKIGTGLNDEDLSTHAKFFKEHTIPAPKSYYRFDASLAPDTWFEAVQVWEVKCADLSLSPVHKAAIGIIDPEKGISLRFPRFIRIRDDKSTEDATGAQQVAYMYRNQDQVKNQKSNAAEFDDDFY, from the exons atggcACAAAGATCAATTACGTTAGttataaatactttaaaagATTCCTTGGTTAAAGTTAATAGCACATTTGTTTTTAGGTCATTTTTTAAGCCAGCATCTAGTGCGGGCACTGAGGAAGCATCAAGCGCGAAACGCAGCAG aCAGGAAAGTCCTCAGTCTAATGAAAAGATTGGGGAACCGGAGAAGAAAATTCAGAGAAAATCTGAAGAAGCGGACAAAAGAGACGCAAAGCAAAATGTACAGACAAATGGAAAAAATAGagatacaaagaaggcatcaccGAAGGCGGCAAAAACATCACCTAAGAACAAAAATACATCCAGTCCTTTCAAAAAGCAAATAAGTGATGTTAAAAAAGAGATcgcaaatgaaaaggaaacccTAGACAGCAAACTTAATATTACGTCCAGTCCattcaaaaagcaaataaatgatGTTGAAAAAGATATCCCAAATGAAAAATCAGAAAGCAAACCTGCGGAAGTAAAGTCTGAGTCAAAATCAAGTAAAGATGATGATGCTTCAAACCAAAACTCAGGTAAAGATGATAGTGCGAATGTTAAAAAACTTTCAGTGGAATCCAATCAGTGTGGTGCCGAATACAATCCAGCTTCTGCGAGATATCATCCTATAAAAGATGCTTATTGGAAAGCGAAAGAAAG CACACCATATTTGGCTTTAGCAAGAACTTTTGAAATGATCGAGGATACCAAGGGACGTTATAAGATGGTAGAAATACTAGCAAATTTTTTAAGCTCTGTGTTATTATTAAATCCAGATGATTTATTATcatgtatttatttaagtataaatcAATTGGCACCGGCATACGAag GCGTAGAGCTTGGTGTGGCGGAAACCACCTTGATGAAAGTCATAGCTGTCTCCACTGGACgtgaattgaaatttattaaaacacaaACGCAGGAAATTGGTGATTTAGGCATTGTTGCTGAGCGTTCAAGAGTTTCGCAGCGTATGATGTTTACGCCGAAACCACTCACCGTACAAACTGTCTATCAAAAATTGCGAACAATAGCAAAAAGTTCGGGTAAGGCTAAATCTCCAATTATACATGATCTCTTTGTGGCATCGCGTTACTCCGAAGCTAGATATATCATACGTTCACTGATCGGCAAGATGCGTATAGGTATTGCggaaaaaagtttatttcagGCTTTAGCCACAGCGTTAGTGAGCAGTAGACCCTATGATGATaactataaaaagaaaaaacaatctGAAGCTGATATAAAGAAGGATATTGAGGATATAACATTTCTACTTAAAACTGCTTATTG TCAATGTCCAAACTTCGATAAAATCGTATCGACCTTACTTACGCACGGCATTGATgatttactaaaatattgcaCCATGGAACCCGGTGTGCCATTGAAACCTATGTTGGCACATCCAACACGCGGTGTATCCGAGGTGATGGATCGTTTGAAGGGCAATATCACGTGCGAATGGAAATACGATGGCGAACGTGCGCAAATTCATGGCGACAACAATGGCACCGTTAATATATATTCACGTAATCAAGAGAATAACACAACCAAATACCCGGATGTAATAAATCGCATCGATCACTTCAAAAAGGACACGGTACAATCTTATATAGTAGACAGCGAAGTGGTAGCTTGGGATATTGAGCAGAAACAAATTCTACCCTTCCAAGTGCTTAGCACCCGGAAAAGAAAGAATGTAGATGTAGAGGAGATTAAAGTGCAGGTCTGCGTATACGCATTCGATCTATTATATTTAAATGGCGAGGCGTTGACGTCGAAAAATTTCGAAGACAGAAGACAATTGCTGCGAGataattttaatgaagttgaGGGTGAATTTCAATTCGCAACTTCATGTGACACCAATGATCCGGAGGACATACAAGGCTTTTTGGAAAACTCTATTAAAG gTAATTGTGAGGGTTTGATGATCAAGTCGCTGGATAACGATGCAACCTATGAAATTGCGAAACGTTCACACAAGTGGCTGAAACTGAAAAAGGATTATCTGACTGGTGTGGGCGACTCATTAGATCTGGTTGTTATTGGCGGTTACATAGGCAAAGGCAAACGCACCGGTGTGTTTGGCGGATTCTTGCTCGCTTGCTATGACGACGAAAATGAGGAATATCAAAGTATATGCAAAATAGGCACAG GTTTGAACGATGAGGATTTGAGCACACATGCAAAATTCTTTAAAGAACACACAATACCAGCACCAAAATCATATTACCGATTTGATGCCAGCTTGGCGCCCGACACTTGGTTTGAAGCCGTGCAAGTGTGGGAGGTCAAATGTGCGGATCTTTCATTGAGTCCGGTGCATAAAGCCGCAATCGGTATTATCGATCCTGAAAAGGGCATCTCACTAAGATTTCCACGTTTTATACGGATACGTGATGATAAATCTACAGAGGATGCAACCGGTGCACAACAAGTGGCTTATATGTACCGCAATCAGGATCAAGTTAAGAATCAAAAAAGCAATGCTGCAGAGTTCGATGATGATTTCTactaa
- the LOC120772244 gene encoding digestive organ expansion factor homolog isoform X1, protein MGAKKKPKTAERNPHLNKTTKNLKFKRKAKEMMEQHRKQALLEKSYREKEEIKMDEAEGKIFEFIKDEEDDNAETNTFNELMDTLSAKEQDYISADDSLGDDTDDELSVAPEAKPAEEDVVEEAAQEVEELEAVESNDTFAQHFDFDLPLESVDNLWTVQSEVKRSVLTWPHLGSIKMQIPQFVCEELSKNELNWNNNYKLLGTEHLHTMNIRSVILDNFTKEITPLQAEVFQILNHYNDFCHPNVQKDKIDELRLCYSAHILNHMLKTRNRILKHNMKLAATPNIVTIPDSYRDQGLARPKVLVILPFRKCAYQIVTNMGRLLYGKNMETKLMNFSRFTDEYTGDSLRFPQNKPKPEDYVETFKGNIDDNFKIGISITKKNLKLYTDFNASDIIIASPLGLRLGIASNSKETGAFDFLNSIELLILDKAEMFLAQNWENLLHVIDHLHLQPQSLTNVNLQRVRPWCLNGLCRFYRQTVVLSSHELPEIRSLFFNKCFNYCGKVSISNPIRQGDISNVFVTTPQIFNLIDTTSLDSVFDTRFRYFIKEILPRYRKPSFAHCMIYVPSYFDYVRLRNYLKAESISFAQICEYTKKEKVARARDMFYHSGVHFLLYSERYHFYQRTRIKGIRHLIMYQPPMWPQLYSEMVNMMNESNQNAADGLDDSMSITVLYTKYDLIQLNAILGTESAAELQNSNKTIHSFTIK, encoded by the exons ATGGGAGCGAAGAAAAAGCCAAAAACCGCGGAGCGTAATCCTCACCTGaataaaacaactaaaaatcttaaatttaaacgAAAAGCGAAGGAAATGATGGAACAGCACCGGAAACAGGCACTTTTGGAAAAATCCTACAGAGAAAAGGAGGAAATCAAAATGGATGAAGCCGAaggcaaaatatttgaattcatAAAGGATGAGGAAGATGATAATGCCGAAACTAATACATTCAACGAACTTATGGATACCCTCTCCGCAAAAG AACAAGATTATATCTCCGCGGATGATTCCCTTGGTGACGATACGGATGATGAATTATCTGTTGCTCCTGAAGCGAAACCTGCTGAGGAAGATGTGGTTGAGGAAGCTGCACAAGAAGTTGAGGAATTAGAAGCAGTAGAGTCCAATGACACATTTGCGCAGCATTTTGATTTCGATTTGCCGCTTGAAAGTGTGGATAACTTATGGACCGTACAGAGTGAAGTTAAGAGAAGCGTACTTACTTGGCCACATTTGGGTTCCATCAAAATGCAAATACCACAATTTGTATGTGAAGAACTATCTAAAAATGAACTTAATTGGAATAACAATTACAAACTACTTGGCACGGAACATTTACATACAATGAATATTAGATCAGTTATACTAGACAACTTTACAAAAGAAATCACACCCTTGCAAGCAGAAGTTTTTCAAATACTCAATCACTATAATGATTTCTGTCATCCCAACGTGCAGAAGGACAAAATAGATGAATTACGTTTATGTTACAGTGCGCACATTTTGAATCATATGCTAAAGACGCGTAATCGCATACTAAAACATAATATGAAATTGGCAGCTACACCAAATATAGTGACCATACCGGACAGTTATCGAGATCAAGGATTGGCGCGACCCAAAGTACTTGTCATTTTGCCATTCAGGAAATGTGCCTATCAAATTGTGACAAATATGGGTCGGCTATTGTACGGCAAAAATAtgg aaacaaaattaatgaacTTCTCGCGTTTCACTGACGAATATACGGGTGACAGCTTGCGTTTCCCGCAAAACAAACCGAAACCGGAAGACTACGTAGAAACGTTTAAAGGGAATATAGATgacaattttaaaattggtatttCTATAACCAAGAAGAACTTAAAACTTTACACGGACTTCAATGCATCCGATATTATTATTGCATCACCATTGGGTCTACGTTTGGGCATAGCATCAAACAGCAAAGAGACTGGCGcctttgattttttaaattcgattGAACTTCTGATATTGGACAAGGCGGAAATGTTTTTAGCACAGAATTGGGAAAATCTACTACATGTAATAGATCACTTGCACCTGCAGCCACAATCTTTAACTAATGTTAACTTACAACGTGTACGCCCATGGTGTTTGAATGGCTTATGTCGTTTTTATCGGCAAACAGTGGTGCTGTCCTCGCATGAACTACCCGAAATACGTTCACTTTTCTTCAATAAATGCTTCAACTACTGTGGTAAAGTGTCTATTTCGAATCCGATTCGACAAGGTGACATAAGCAACGTCTTTGTTACCACAccgcaaatatttaatttaatagatACCACAAGTTTGGACTCGGTTTTCGATACACGCTTCCGCTATTTCATCAAAGAAATACTACCACGTTATAGAAAGCCTTCTTTTGCACATTGTATGATATATGTACCGAGTTACTTCGATTATGTACGTTTGCGTAACTATTTGAAAGCCGAATCTATAAGCTTTGCGCAAATTTGTGAATACACCAAAAAGGAGAAGGTGGCGCGTGCGCGAGACATGTTCTATCACAGCGGTGTGCACTTTTTACTTTACTCAGAACGATATCACTTCTATCAGCGTACACGCATAAAGGGTATACGCCATTTGATTATGTATCAGCCGCCAATGTGGCCGCAGTTGTATTCAGAGATGGTCAATATGATGAATGAAAGCAATCAGAATGCGGCAGATGGCTTGGACGATTCGATGAGCATTACTGTGTTGTACACAAAATATGATCTAATACAGCTAAATGCAATTCTGGGTACAGAGTCAGCGGCAGAATtacaaaattctaataaaactaTACATAGTTTTACGATTAAGTAG
- the LOC120771894 gene encoding DNA ligase 1 isoform X2 codes for MAQRSITSFFKPASSAGTEEASSAKRSRQESPQSNEKIGEPEKKIQRKSEEADKRDAKQNVQTNGKNRDTKKASPKAAKTSPKNKNTSSPFKKQISDVKKEIANEKETLDSKLNITSSPFKKQINDVEKDIPNEKSESKPAEVKSESKSSKDDDASNQNSGKDDSANVKKLSVESNQCGAEYNPASARYHPIKDAYWKAKESTPYLALARTFEMIEDTKGRYKMVEILANFLSSVLLLNPDDLLSCIYLSINQLAPAYEGVELGVAETTLMKVIAVSTGRELKFIKTQTQEIGDLGIVAERSRVSQRMMFTPKPLTVQTVYQKLRTIAKSSGKAKSPIIHDLFVASRYSEARYIIRSLIGKMRIGIAEKSLFQALATALVSSRPYDDNYKKKKQSEADIKKDIEDITFLLKTAYCQCPNFDKIVSTLLTHGIDDLLKYCTMEPGVPLKPMLAHPTRGVSEVMDRLKGNITCEWKYDGERAQIHGDNNGTVNIYSRNQENNTTKYPDVINRIDHFKKDTVQSYIVDSEVVAWDIEQKQILPFQVLSTRKRKNVDVEEIKVQVCVYAFDLLYLNGEALTSKNFEDRRQLLRDNFNEVEGEFQFATSCDTNDPEDIQGFLENSIKGNCEGLMIKSLDNDATYEIAKRSHKWLKLKKDYLTGVGDSLDLVVIGGYIGKGKRTGVFGGFLLACYDDENEEYQSICKIGTGLNDEDLSTHAKFFKEHTIPAPKSYYRFDASLAPDTWFEAVQVWEVKCADLSLSPVHKAAIGIIDPEKGISLRFPRFIRIRDDKSTEDATGAQQVAYMYRNQDQVKNQKSNAAEFDDDFY; via the exons atggcACAAAGATCAATTAC GTCATTTTTTAAGCCAGCATCTAGTGCGGGCACTGAGGAAGCATCAAGCGCGAAACGCAGCAG aCAGGAAAGTCCTCAGTCTAATGAAAAGATTGGGGAACCGGAGAAGAAAATTCAGAGAAAATCTGAAGAAGCGGACAAAAGAGACGCAAAGCAAAATGTACAGACAAATGGAAAAAATAGagatacaaagaaggcatcaccGAAGGCGGCAAAAACATCACCTAAGAACAAAAATACATCCAGTCCTTTCAAAAAGCAAATAAGTGATGTTAAAAAAGAGATcgcaaatgaaaaggaaacccTAGACAGCAAACTTAATATTACGTCCAGTCCattcaaaaagcaaataaatgatGTTGAAAAAGATATCCCAAATGAAAAATCAGAAAGCAAACCTGCGGAAGTAAAGTCTGAGTCAAAATCAAGTAAAGATGATGATGCTTCAAACCAAAACTCAGGTAAAGATGATAGTGCGAATGTTAAAAAACTTTCAGTGGAATCCAATCAGTGTGGTGCCGAATACAATCCAGCTTCTGCGAGATATCATCCTATAAAAGATGCTTATTGGAAAGCGAAAGAAAG CACACCATATTTGGCTTTAGCAAGAACTTTTGAAATGATCGAGGATACCAAGGGACGTTATAAGATGGTAGAAATACTAGCAAATTTTTTAAGCTCTGTGTTATTATTAAATCCAGATGATTTATTATcatgtatttatttaagtataaatcAATTGGCACCGGCATACGAag GCGTAGAGCTTGGTGTGGCGGAAACCACCTTGATGAAAGTCATAGCTGTCTCCACTGGACgtgaattgaaatttattaaaacacaaACGCAGGAAATTGGTGATTTAGGCATTGTTGCTGAGCGTTCAAGAGTTTCGCAGCGTATGATGTTTACGCCGAAACCACTCACCGTACAAACTGTCTATCAAAAATTGCGAACAATAGCAAAAAGTTCGGGTAAGGCTAAATCTCCAATTATACATGATCTCTTTGTGGCATCGCGTTACTCCGAAGCTAGATATATCATACGTTCACTGATCGGCAAGATGCGTATAGGTATTGCggaaaaaagtttatttcagGCTTTAGCCACAGCGTTAGTGAGCAGTAGACCCTATGATGATaactataaaaagaaaaaacaatctGAAGCTGATATAAAGAAGGATATTGAGGATATAACATTTCTACTTAAAACTGCTTATTG TCAATGTCCAAACTTCGATAAAATCGTATCGACCTTACTTACGCACGGCATTGATgatttactaaaatattgcaCCATGGAACCCGGTGTGCCATTGAAACCTATGTTGGCACATCCAACACGCGGTGTATCCGAGGTGATGGATCGTTTGAAGGGCAATATCACGTGCGAATGGAAATACGATGGCGAACGTGCGCAAATTCATGGCGACAACAATGGCACCGTTAATATATATTCACGTAATCAAGAGAATAACACAACCAAATACCCGGATGTAATAAATCGCATCGATCACTTCAAAAAGGACACGGTACAATCTTATATAGTAGACAGCGAAGTGGTAGCTTGGGATATTGAGCAGAAACAAATTCTACCCTTCCAAGTGCTTAGCACCCGGAAAAGAAAGAATGTAGATGTAGAGGAGATTAAAGTGCAGGTCTGCGTATACGCATTCGATCTATTATATTTAAATGGCGAGGCGTTGACGTCGAAAAATTTCGAAGACAGAAGACAATTGCTGCGAGataattttaatgaagttgaGGGTGAATTTCAATTCGCAACTTCATGTGACACCAATGATCCGGAGGACATACAAGGCTTTTTGGAAAACTCTATTAAAG gTAATTGTGAGGGTTTGATGATCAAGTCGCTGGATAACGATGCAACCTATGAAATTGCGAAACGTTCACACAAGTGGCTGAAACTGAAAAAGGATTATCTGACTGGTGTGGGCGACTCATTAGATCTGGTTGTTATTGGCGGTTACATAGGCAAAGGCAAACGCACCGGTGTGTTTGGCGGATTCTTGCTCGCTTGCTATGACGACGAAAATGAGGAATATCAAAGTATATGCAAAATAGGCACAG GTTTGAACGATGAGGATTTGAGCACACATGCAAAATTCTTTAAAGAACACACAATACCAGCACCAAAATCATATTACCGATTTGATGCCAGCTTGGCGCCCGACACTTGGTTTGAAGCCGTGCAAGTGTGGGAGGTCAAATGTGCGGATCTTTCATTGAGTCCGGTGCATAAAGCCGCAATCGGTATTATCGATCCTGAAAAGGGCATCTCACTAAGATTTCCACGTTTTATACGGATACGTGATGATAAATCTACAGAGGATGCAACCGGTGCACAACAAGTGGCTTATATGTACCGCAATCAGGATCAAGTTAAGAATCAAAAAAGCAATGCTGCAGAGTTCGATGATGATTTCTactaa
- the LOC120770900 gene encoding uncharacterized protein LOC120770900: MTSKFFYLHILIILTLLQLITANEDESPIKLEVARGSRTCRRCVGKLQSTGLIKQLKTLRINRRWENEKEFRKGIRFKYYRDGEKVYESASDDPKALTKSGCSPDDKFAFILHGWRQSCETEWVLTLIERLTYHRGGCIVCIDYEVFAKDSYMWLYRSFRRISNIITKRMLLLINEGFNPDNGYMFGFSFGGQLASAIGRSLSERYLFRSIDTCDMAGPGFDVFINIDHREAARHVQCLHSSRDKGTQIYTCHQNVRLGSCGHYQPAASSQPYYSSHGLCVQIYINAFDYPFYAMQYEPTWCASKRAATNIPYKYTIGYNETPDSNISGEIFVPTSLHFPYNFSEKEMLMLGFFDENSEI, encoded by the exons ATGacctcgaaatttttttatctacACATTCTAATAATTTTAACGCTCCTCCAATTGATTACTGCAAATGAAGATGAAAGTCCGATAAAATTGGAAGTGGCTCGCGGTTCGCGTACTTGCCGTCGTTGCGTCGGGAAACTGCAGTCTACAGGCCTTATTAAACAGTTGAAGACCTTGAGAATTAATAGGCGTTgggaaaatgaaaaagaatttCGCAAGGGTATACGTTTTAAATACTATCg tGATGGTGAAAAGGTTTACGAAAGCGCCAGCGATGATCCCAAAGCTTTGACCAAATCTGGCTGTTCGCCTGAtgataaatttgcatttattttgcatgGTTGGCGGCAAAGCTGCGAAACGGAATGGGTGCTCACCCTTATTGAAC GTCTCACGTATCATCGTGGCGGTTGCATTGTGTGCATAGACTATGAAGTCTTCGCCAAGGACTCTTATATGTGGTTATATAGAAGCTTTCGACGCATTTCCAATATAATTACAAAACGAATGTTGCTTCTAATTAACGAAGGCTTCAATCCCGATAATGGTTATATGTTCGGTTTTAGTTTCGGCGGACAGCTGGCATCGGCAATTGGACGTAGTTTGAGTGAACGATATCTCTTTCGCAGCATTGATA ctTGTGACATGGCTGGTCCCGGTTTCGATGTCTTCATTAACATCGATCATCGTGAGGCTGCTCGTCACGTACAGTGCTTGCACTCTAGTCGCGATAAGGGCACACAAATCTACACTTGCCATCAGAATGTCAGATTGGGTAGCTGTGGCCACTACCAACCAGCTGCCTCCAGTCAACCCTACTACAGCAGTCATGGTTTATgcgtacaaatatatataaatgcctTCGATTATCCCTTCTATGCGATGCAATATGAACCAACATGGTGTGCTTCAAAGCGGGCCGCCACAAATATACCGTACAAATACACGATTGGATACAATGAGACGCCTGATTC TAATATTAGCGGTGAAATTTTCGTGCCAACTAGCCTACATTTCCCTTATAATTTTTCTGAGAAGGAGATGCTAATGTTgggattttttgatgaaaattcggaaatataa